In Monodelphis domestica isolate mMonDom1 chromosome 3, mMonDom1.pri, whole genome shotgun sequence, the following proteins share a genomic window:
- the LOC100013141 gene encoding olfactory receptor 7C1, with protein MGPRNQTYVSEFLLLGFSETAEQQMPLFGFFLGMYMVTVVGNLLIMLAIGSDAHLHTPMYFFLSNLSFVDFCLVSTIVPKMLVNILTQNKAISYAECLAQMNFFLVFACSDNLFLTVMAYDRFVAICYPLHYVTIMNPRFCGLLVLISWSISLLTSIFQILMMMRLSFCTEHEISHFYCDLTEVMKLSCSNTLINTIIVYFITTLLGVVPFTGILFSYTQICSSILRVPSPGGKYKAFSTCGSHLCVVSLFYGTGLGVYLSSAAVHSSWKIPVASVMYSVVTPMLNPFIYSMRNKDIKDALRRLISRTSDPQ; from the coding sequence ATGGGTCCAAGAAACCAAACTTATGTGTCAGAATTCCTCCTTCTGGGATTTTCTGAGACTGCAGAGCAGCAGATGCCCCTCTTTGGATTCTTCCTGGGCATGTACATGGTCACTGTGGTTGGGAACCTTCTCATCATGCTGGCCATTGGCTCAGATGCCCACCTCCACACCCCAATGTACTTCTTCCTCTCTAATCTGTCCTTTGTTGATTTTTGTCTAGTATCCACTATAGTGCCCAAGATGCTGGTGAACATCCTAACACAAAATAAGGCTATATCCTATGCTGAATGTCTTGCCCAAATGAATTTCTTCTTGGTTTTTGCTTGTTCCGACAATTTATTTCTCACTGTAATGGCCTATGATCGCTTTGTGGCTATCTGTTACCCTCTGCACTATGTCACTATAATGAATCCACGGTTTTGTGGCCTGTTGGTTCTGATCTCATGGAGTATCAGTCTTCTAACCTCCATTTTCCAAATTCTAATGATGATGAGACTGTCCTTCTGTACAGAACATGAAATTTCCCACTTTTACTGTGATCTCACTGAGGTTATGAAGCTTTCTTGTTCTAATACACTCATCAATACTATAATAGTATATTTTATAACTACTCTTCTAGGTGTTGTCCCTTTCActggaattcttttttcttatactCAGATCTGTTCCTCAATATTGAGAGTACCATCACCTGGAGGGAAATATAAAGCCTTTTCTACCTGTGGGTCTCACCTCTGTGTTGTTTCACTATTTTATGGCACAGGGCTGGGAGTATATCTGAGCTCTGCAGCTGTCCACTCTTCCTGGAAGATCCCAGTTGCTTCAGTGATGTATTCTGTGGTCACTCCCATGTTGAACCCCTTCATCTATAGCATGAGGAATAAGGATATAAAAGATGCCCTGAGGAGGCTTATTAGCAGAACATCTGACCCTCAGTGA